ATCATGGATTACCAGAACAACCCCTCCCCACTGAAGAGTGGGCAGAATATTATGACTTATATCTACCTGATGGTAAGACGCAGATGACAATGGAAGATGTCCCCTTGTTTCGAGCATTTCAAGGAGAGAAGCTTCAGAACGTTGAAATAGTGGTAGCTCCAAAAGACGGATCAAAGCGCACACTATTAGCTAGTGGACAAGCATTTTTTAATGCACAAGGAAAGAAATTGGGTGCAGTCATAGTGATGCAGGATATCACTGAACGCAAGGCAGCTACTGAAGCACTCGCTCAAGGCAATGAAGAGCTGGAACTTCGAGTCAAGCAACGGACAGCTCAATTAGAACAAACCGCCGCAGAGTTAGCTTATTTTTCAGAGGAGGTGAAGCAGCAAACCGCCATCTTGCAATTAATCCTCAACAGTATGGGTGACGGTGTGATCGTTGCCGATGAAAAGGGAAAGTTTTTAATCTTTAATCCGGCGGCAGAGGATATGTTTGGCACAGGTTTCACAGATACGACCCCCGATGAATGGTCTGCAACCTACGGGTTGTTTTTGCCCGATGCGCTGACTCCATACTCTCCTGCTGATTTACCTTTGGCGCAGGCAATTAGAGGCTTTTCGGTTGATGGTTTAGAAATGTTTGTTCGTCATTCTCGCCATCCAGAAGGTATATGGACAAAAATCAACGGTAGACCGCTGTTTGATGAGACTGGAGTGCTGAAGGGCGGTGTGATTGTTTGTCGCAATGTTACAGGTGATAAACAAGCTGAGGAAACTTTACGGCGGTCTGAAGCGCAGTTGAAAGACCGAACCCTTCAGTTAGAACAAACTCTGCGTGAACTTCAGCAAACCCAAGCTCAACTTATTCAAACTGAAAAAATGTCTTCATTAGGGCAATTAGTTGCGGGTGTGGCTCACGAGATTAACAACCCCGTTAACTTTATTTATGGCAATCTTACTCATACTCATGAATATATAAAAGATTTGCTCAACTTGGTGCAACTTTACCAGGAGTACTATCCTGATCCTGCACCAGCCGTTCAAGAAGAGATTTTGGCAATTGATTTTGATTTCCTTTCTCAAGATTTGCCTAAGATGCTGTCATCGATGAAAGTAGGAGCCGAGCGCATTCGCGAAATTGTTCTATCATTGCGGAACTTCTCGCGACTAGATGAGGCTGAGATGAAAGCTGTCGATATTCATGAAGGATTAGACAACACCCTGCTCATTCTACAAAATCGTTTAAAAGCTAAACCAGAATACCCAGGTATACTACTTATCAAAGAGTATGGCAACCTACCTTTAGTAGAATGCTACGCGGGACAACTGAACCAGGTATTTATGAATATCTTGACCAATGCAATTGATGCGTTAGATGAGTTGAAGCTAAGGCAAGATATCAAAGACATCAAAAATTATCGTAGTACTATCCGGATTCGTACTGAACTTTTAAACAGCGAGCAAGTAGTGATTAGGATTGCTGACAATGGCGTTGGAATGACTGAGGCTGTATGTCACCGACTGTTCGATCCGTTCTTTACAACCAAACCAGTCGGTCAGGGTACAGGACTGGGTATGTCCATTAGCTACTCTATAGTAATTGAGAAACATGGCGGTCAATTGCAATGCTTTTCAGCACCAGGTCAGGGTGCAGAGTTTGTGATCCAGATCCCCATTCACAGAACAAAGGGCGTGGCGTATAAATGCGATCGCACCCCTGCTTTTAGAGTGAACTAAACCCCCAGCTACCCTCGCTTAAGAAAGCTCATTTTACCAGGATTTCACGCGATCGCTCATTGCTTGCGTTATGGGATGCGATCGCTTCCTTCCGCTCTCATAGGAGAGCGCATTAGCCAAGTCACTCTCAATTAACTTAGCACCTGTTAGGTTAGCCTCACTCAAATTGCAAAAGTGAAAATTTGCCCCTCTGAGGTCTGCTAGTGATAGATTAGCTCCTGTTAAATCTGCATTAGTGAGGTTAACTTCACTTAAGCAGGACTTACGCAACTGTCACAAGCAATGGTGCGGTGTAACCGCGCCGTGCGCCTAAACAACTACGCGATAAACATAGGAACAGCCGGACGTTTTAGTTGCTGAACTAAATAATTAGATAGTAGTCCATGCTTAATTTGATAAATTGTTTGACCAGTTATATAAGCTAAATTTTTGAGCCGAAGCCAGACTAAAATAGCGCAGGCGATATGATTTCTTTGAATACGACCCTTACGGCATTGACATGATTCAATGCCAGTCAATTGCTTTAATTCGCGGTGAAACTCTTCAATTTTCCATCGAACCTTACACACTTTTTGTACAACATCCGTAGAATCTTGAGATAAATCGTTTGTAGCGATAAAATCCGTTCTGTCGGTCGAGACAGTTACTCGGAATAGTTTCACTTTTTTAGCTTGAGGAAACTTTTTTATTTTTATTATTTTACCTGATATCAACTCCTCCTCATTCCAAGATAATGATTCAATCCTTTTATAATTTTCAAGACAATTAGTATCATCTACAAGTCGATTACGTTTCAAAGGACAATAATAATATTTTCCTAAGCCATCAATGTATAACATTAATTTATTTGTGGCATACCAACTGTCCATTAACACAGCTTGGAATGGTAAAACCTTATGATATACAAGGTTTTGCAGCATTTCTGTTACATGGTCTATTTTAGTTTTACCATCTGAGTCTGGGTCATAAATACGATAGTCAACCACCCAAAATTTTCCTTCTTCATGATTGACATATATACAATTTATTAAGCCGATACCCTGGATTACACCATGTTGGTTGCCACTATATTGTCGTTTACTTGTCTCTATTTCTGTGGCGTATCGTTTATCCAGCACCGTGTCATCAAAAACTAGATATGCAGTATCACTCACTTGGACGATATCTTTAACATTATCCCAAAGCAAACGAGGTGTTAACTTTTCATTTTTGAGATAACGGTTAATTTTATCATGACTGATCTGATCTAAATGCTCTGCCAAATTCGTG
Above is a window of Nostoc sp. UHCC 0702 DNA encoding:
- a CDS encoding PAS domain S-box protein; translation: MQDITERKAATEALAQGNEELELRVKQRTAQLEQTAAELAYFSEEVKQQTAILQLILNSMGDGVIVADEKGKFLIFNPAAEDMFGTGFTDTTPDEWSATYGLFLPDALTPYSPADLPLAQAIRGFSVDGLEMFVRHSRHPEGIWTKINGRPLFDETGVLKGGVIVCRNVTGDKQAEETLRRSEAQLKDRTLQLEQTLRELQQTQAQLIQTEKMSSLGQLVAGVAHEINNPVNFIYGNLTHTHEYIKDLLNLVQLYQEYYPDPAPAVQEEILAIDFDFLSQDLPKMLSSMKVGAERIREIVLSLRNFSRLDEAEMKAVDIHEGLDNTLLILQNRLKAKPEYPGILLIKEYGNLPLVECYAGQLNQVFMNILTNAIDALDELKLRQDIKDIKNYRSTIRIRTELLNSEQVVIRIADNGVGMTEAVCHRLFDPFFTTKPVGQGTGLGMSISYSIVIEKHGGQLQCFSAPGQGAEFVIQIPIHRTKGVAYKCDRTPAFRVN
- a CDS encoding pentapeptide repeat-containing protein, which gives rise to MRKSCLSEVNLTNADLTGANLSLADLRGANFHFCNLSEANLTGAKLIESDLANALSYESGRKRSHPITQAMSDRVKSW
- a CDS encoding transposase, with the translated sequence MRFTKLNYCQYLLSSQINYTVTNLAEHLDQISHDKINRYLKNEKLTPRLLWDNVKDIVQVSDTAYLVFDDTVLDKRYATEIETSKRQYSGNQHGVIQGIGLINCIYVNHEEGKFWVVDYRIYDPDSDGKTKIDHVTEMLQNLVYHKVLPFQAVLMDSWYATNKLMLYIDGLGKYYYCPLKRNRLVDDTNCLENYKRIESLSWNEEELISGKIIKIKKFPQAKKVKLFRVTVSTDRTDFIATNDLSQDSTDVVQKVCKVRWKIEEFHRELKQLTGIESCQCRKGRIQRNHIACAILVWLRLKNLAYITGQTIYQIKHGLLSNYLVQQLKRPAVPMFIA